TTCTTACTGCCACAGCTTATGATGCATTGTCATCGGTTACCGGCGCTTCTGAATCTACTTATCAAATATCAATCACACAACTGGCCCTGTCCCAGGAAAATGAAGGCAATGATTTAAATGAAACTGAGACAAGTGTTGTACCAATTGGGACGAATATTTTCAATATTTCAATTGACGGGAACGACTTTGAACTTAGTATTGATGTAACAGCAGGAGACACAAACGCAGATGTACTAGAAAAGATGACAATGGCTATTAATGATGCCAACCTTGGTATAACAGCGAATGTAACTTCTGGCAGTAGTGCGAATACTAAAAAGATCACCATTGCATCGAATAGTACAGGGGCTGTAAATGGATTTTCAATTTCTGATGTATCAGGTAGTGCTGTTACCGCAATGGGTGCAGATATTATTACAACCATCGCCCAGGATTCTGCTTATGTAGTTGATGGAATGGAATATTCATCAGAATCCAATACGGTTTATTTAGACAATAGCATGGTAACAGTAAATTTATTGGGTGTTGGCGATGTGGATTTGACTATTGCACCTGATGCGGATACAGTCGATAATGCAATTTCAAATTTCGTTTCTGAACTAAATTCTTCTATTGATTTTTTGCAAAACAACAGTGACTACATTAATGATGATGTTCTTGAAACGATTAATTCTTTCATTTCTGACCATAAAAGTGAATTGGAATCATTTGGTATCCAAAAAAACAGTGATGGGAAACTTGAGATTGATCAAGAAAAATTATCGGAAGCCATTGCGCAAAACTTTGGAGGTATAAAGGATACTTTCGCTGGTGTTAATGGTTTTTCTATCCAGATTGATAACTTATCGAATCGAATAAAGTCTTCACCCGTTTCAGATTATTCGAAAGAATTTGAGAGCTCGGATTATTCGAAATTATTTTATAGCAACCTACAGAATGTGAATCAAAATTCAATACAAGGTATGTTGTTGGATATACTTATTTAAGTTAATTTGATTTATATTGTAAACATCATATGGATCTAAATATGAAGAAGAAGAGAATGGTATGCGATTTTTATTCAAACTTTTATTGTTACCTATTACGTTATTAGCTGGCTGTAGTGGTGACAGCTTAACATCTCCAGGTCAAACGGGCAATCTCAAAATAAGCTTAACTGATTCGCCAGCTACATATGAAGCAGTGAATATTACTTTTTCAGAAATTAGTGCAAACATTAATG
This genomic stretch from candidate division KSB1 bacterium harbors:
- the fliD gene encoding flagellar filament capping protein FliD: MLGKKIVNPLRLEVGFLFKGNEEIMNIAGSYFYNNQISNLISTIGVKPSTGFSEQVIISAVASIQNKISNQIFSAESAQVLGNFYNNVVDLANQAQKLTLAASNSVFNDRTAKSSDTNILTATAYDALSSVTGASESTYQISITQLALSQENEGNDLNETETSVVPIGTNIFNISIDGNDFELSIDVTAGDTNADVLEKMTMAINDANLGITANVTSGSSANTKKITIASNSTGAVNGFSISDVSGSAVTAMGADIITTIAQDSAYVVDGMEYSSESNTVYLDNSMVTVNLLGVGDVDLTIAPDADTVDNAISNFVSELNSSIDFLQNNSDYINDDVLETINSFISDHKSELESFGIQKNSDGKLEIDQEKLSEAIAQNFGGIKDTFAGVNGFSIQIDNLSNRIKSSPVSDYSKEFESSDYSKLFYSNLQNVNQNSIQGMLLDILI